In one Lolium rigidum isolate FL_2022 chromosome 3, APGP_CSIRO_Lrig_0.1, whole genome shotgun sequence genomic region, the following are encoded:
- the LOC124698579 gene encoding uncharacterized protein LOC124698579, with protein sequence MDPHRLNCPAAAAADTADTEDWDNDDFVIPSLSVEESDQGDWEVSQASAPQPPPKQEPTKDTENIYLGPHWAAPSRGKKQEEALATSGHRDKNIKVKEADRKVPGTGRDNKAGFTRDFHRYNNAGHHVK encoded by the exons ATGGATCCGCACCGCCTGaactgccccgccgccgccgcggccgacaCCGCCGACACCGAGGACTGGG ATAATGACGACTTTGTGATTCCAAGCTTGAGCGTTGAAGAATCTGATCAGGGTGACTGGGAAGTTTCACAGGCTTCTGCACCTCAACCACCTCCAAAG CAAGAGCCTACCAAGGACACGGAGAACATTTATCTTGGTCCTCACTGGGCAGCGCCATCTCGGGGAAAGAAGCAAGAAGAAGCTTTAGCTACATCCGGGCACCGTGATAAGAACATCAAGGTGAAGGAAGCTGATCGGAAGGTGCCTGGAACCGGCCGGGATAACAAAGCAGGCTTCACAAGGGACTTCCACCGCTACAACAATGCTGGTCACCATGTCAAGTAA